ACATCATGCTTACACGCACCCAGGAGAGCGAACTGAAtatgaagagagagggagagagagcttGATGTCATGCCAGATGTGGAACAGATTGGCAAGCGATGGGAGAacactgcaatttttttttttttttttttttttccattcttgcaattcagttcagttcagctgagCCTGATATCAGGACGCTGTACCCGAATCCTAACTCTGAGACAGCCACGCTTCAGCAtcatatctaaaaaaaacaaaacaaaaacacaaatctccCAATCACAAATGAGCATTTCCTCTCAGTCAATGCATGTTAATGCTTGATGCATGGTTCAGGCGTAGTATGGTCGTGACTTTTAAGGTAGGCAGTCTCTTCAGATTAGGATTGGGCCCTCTGACTCTCTGAGTGAAGTGGTAGTTTTGGCTGTCAGTACTCCCTGGCCTCTTCCAGTTCGTTCATGAACACGTCTTCGTGGGGGTTTTCCGGGCAGCTCAGTCCATTATTGGGTGGCCGCACCGCGTGGAAGCGACTCCAGTCTCCCTTGCACAGGATCCAAGGGAGCACATCCACTTTGAAGTGCAGCTCGGGCGAGAACTCGGTGCTGATCAGGTTCGGCGTTCCCGCGCCTTTCCCGCGTGTGATCAGCCGCCCACGTTCGCCGTAACAACAGTGCTGCGCCGCGAGAGTCGACGAGTCGCCGGAGAGCGCCGAGCGGATGCAGCTACGCGCCGACGGCTTGTAGATGTCCAGGCGCTCCTTCGGGCCGCTGGCATCACGCCAACGGAACTCCCGGCCGTGAGACTCGTCGTAGACGCTGACCACGGTGTACGCCACCTCAGAGGGGTAGGAGCAGGGGCAGCTGGGCAGCTCCGATAGCACCTGATGGAGGTACCTCTGGAGGAACTCACTCTTACAGTTGAGCCACTTCTCACAGCTGTCCACATCTGTCGGGAGGaggacgggaaaaaaaaaaacacatgaaattgtgttttacagAAGAACGTATGCTGCAGTCAAAACTACACATCAGAGGAACTCACCTGTCCCAAATGGCTCTGTGCCGTTCTCCATCTCGAAGGGGAAAGGCTCTACGACTGTGTTGACGTCACCTGCAAAGATAAGAGTGGTACATGAGCTGATGAACACActtcttttttaatctctcaAAATGGAGATTAAATCTCACCAGGACAGGGCTCCAAGTCGCACTTGGAGGCTTCCGTCAGAGTGCACGAGTAGCCACAGGACTTGGTCCTCTTCCTCTCGCCGTGTCCACATGTCACCGAACACGGAGACCAGGGTGTCCACTCGTCTGTGTCCTTCTCTGTGGagaggaaaatcaaacacaatgaGTGACGCAAACTCAGCCAGAGTGTTGGAAACTCTTCAGCGTCTATACAGATTTGAGCAGAAAGCGGTCGCAGGAGCTCCACGTCAGGCTTTCAGGAACACGTTACAATCAGTAAACGCAGCGTATTTAACAAGCTAAATTGGAAGCAGCTTCAAAGGCTcgatggggaaaaaagaaaaagaaaaaaaacctgcaaactCAACATGGCACTCTACAGTTTAGTGCTGCAGGGAACTCGGTGTGTACTTTAAGAGTCCAATCCAGAATAGGTTTTCAGAGTTTCTGGACTATGTCAGTCTGTGTAAATTTAAACAAACCTTTCCCAAAGCAAAACCCATATTCTTTTTAAGAAGGCTTCGGTAaaattagagagagagaggctgtgctGTGGCTGTCCGCCTCCGCACCATGTTTCCTTGTGGTGTtaataacactgaaaacaagtCATTCCTGATTAAAGGCGAGGTGGGTGCAGAAATACCAGCTTGGGTGTAGCGAGCACCCAATTTTACTTTGTGGGCGCTGCCAACTCGCCATGTGGCCATACGGGAATGAGGTCTCAGGAGAGTCTTAATTACAGAAGAAGCTGAAGGCAGACATCCTTGATTTATGTTCACCGAGTCTTTAGATGTGACCACTTAATAGGCATTGTTGCCCTTTGCCGGCTTGTCTACATGCACAACGGTTAAACAGATAAAGTCTATATATTGACACGACAGACGAGGGTAAAAAAGGTTCTCAGACACCTGTTGCTACATTTTGGAGATTGGGCTACAACAACAGAGGTTTCAAGTGCTCCAGATCAGTCGTGGACTGGTTTGTATCTGTGGGAAATGTCTCTGAAGACAGAGAGCTTTAGGCTGAGGCTGTGGTAAGACCATAACTGCACTGTGATCTACAGTAGGACCCACACACAGTGGCCTACCCACTGCCCAGCCCAGCAGACTtttatctttctgtctttctttctttgatttctttctctctctctgtttgcaattttctctcccttcattcTCCGTATAcacctttctctcttcctctctcatttaCTATTTTTACCACTGAATAAGTGGTCTGTGCGAGCTGAGacacaacagtttttttcccaCCAGAGGAAGGCAGAATTAGAAAGGGAGACAAGAGCTGTAAAAGTTATGCAGCGCCCCGAAAGCCCCCCGAAATTCTTGAACTGGCTCAAAAGGCCGAGCCGCAGAGGGCAGCGAGGGCCGCCAGGGtctgggtggggggggggcccATGGGGTCCCGGGGAAAGATGAAAGGGCGGGCCGAATGGCCCCTGTCATTCTGTGTTCCCAATCTGCCCTCTAATTGTCCACAAGCAGAGGGCTGTTTTGTCCCAGGGAACAGTGCCGGC
This region of Acanthopagrus latus isolate v.2019 chromosome 22, fAcaLat1.1, whole genome shotgun sequence genomic DNA includes:
- the ism2b gene encoding isthmin-2, encoding MRQEAAWRVQMLLVIWSLLSLGTGFPTRHKTVGHKAHGHPSHSGGVQYVPEALEQQNQVQSLLPEPHSHQRRWSHPQHRSVGVLPQPEPEEETKPFILDLKNFPDLANADINSQNPNIQVTIEVVDDPQMEVEMDLAKEKDWLPSSSSSPSSTVDWLGGKKLFWPLFWSYTDADSSEDSNSRSGAEETGEEEEEEDYSLDYGSEEPLPSGVGGDWDTHWNEGWDPMQSYYEKDTDEWTPWSPCSVTCGHGERKRTKSCGYSCTLTEASKCDLEPCPGDVNTVVEPFPFEMENGTEPFGTDVDSCEKWLNCKSEFLQRYLHQVLSELPSCPCSYPSEVAYTVVSVYDESHGREFRWRDASGPKERLDIYKPSARSCIRSALSGDSSTLAAQHCCYGERGRLITRGKGAGTPNLISTEFSPELHFKVDVLPWILCKGDWSRFHAVRPPNNGLSCPENPHEDVFMNELEEAREY